The genomic window CCGGAGCCGATGCCAGCTACACCCCCGGCGCGCCCAATGACGAAGGCGCAGCGCTCGCAATGCACTCGCTTGCAGAAAGCGTGCGCTGCGTGCTGCTCGACCAGGCAAGCGGGGTGGTGACCGCTCCTGTCAGCAAAAGCCAGCTTGCGCGCGTCGGCTTCGATTTTCCGGGCCAGACCGAATTTCTTGCCAGCGTGTGCGGTCTTGCACCTGAAGACGCGGTGATGATGCTCGCAGGGCCCACCTTGCGCACAGTGCCCCTCACCGTGCACGTCGCTTTGTCTCAGGTCCCACGGCTGATCTCGCGTGAGTTGATCGAGCATAAGGCGGGCATTGTTGATGCAGGGCTCAGGCGTGATTTCGGCATTACCACTCCGCGCATCGCGATTTCCGGCCTCAACCCGCACAATGGCGAAGACGGCAAATTTGGCGACGAAGAGCCCAGCGTGATCGAACCCGCGATAGAGGCTCTGCGCGAGCGCGGCGTCGGCGCGTTTGGCCCTGTGCCAGCCGATGCCCTTTTCACCGCCCCCATCCGCCCAAGCTTTGATGCGGCGATCTGTATGTATCATGATCAGGCGCTCATTCCGATCAAGGCGCTGGAATTTGACGAGGGCGTCAATGTGACGCTGGGCCTGCCCATCATCCGCACCTCGCCTGACCATGGCACCGCTTTCGACATTGCGGGCACGGGAGAGGCGAACGCAGGGGCAATGCTTGCCGCGATCCGCATGGCGGGCGAAATGGCAAGAGCGCGGGCGAAGCTTTAAGTGACCACCCTCCCCCCCATCCGCGAAACCATCGCGCGCCACGGCCTTTCAGCAAGCAAGGCGTTGGGGCAGAACTTTCTGCTGGATGAGCAATTGCTTGATCGTATCGCGGCGCTTCCGGGCGACCTGTCAGGCGCGAGTGTCCTTGAAGTGGGCCCCGGGCCCGGCGGCCTTACCCGCGCTTTGTTGAGAGCGGGGGCGAATGTCACGGCGATTGAAATGGACGCGCGCTGCTTGCCAGCATTGGAGGAACTCTCCGACGCCTTTCCCGGTCAGCTAAGCGTCATTCAAGGCGATGCGATGAAGCTCGATCACTGTGAGATCATGCGTGGTGAGCCGTTCCACGTGCTCTCCAACCTGCCCTATAATGTCGGGACCGCTCTTTTCGTGCGGTGGCTGTCGGGTGACGAATGGTCACCCCAATGGCAATCCCTCACCCTCATGTTCCAACGCGAGGTGGCCGAGCGCATCGTCGCCAGCGCAGGCACATCCGCCTATGGCCGCCTAGCGGTACTGGCTCAGTGGCGAAGCAGTGCCAAGCTAGCGATGAAAGTCCACCGCAGCGCCTTTACCCCGCCGCCCAAAGTGATGAGCGCAATTGTCCATGTGACCCCCGGCGCGGCTCCTGAAGATGTCTCTGCAAGAATGCTAGAACGTCTGACCGAAGCCGCCTTTGGCCAGCGCCGCAAAATGCTGCGCCAGAGCCTTAAAGGCGTGCCCGGCGCGTTAGAAGCGCTGGAGGCAATCGGTATCGACCCCACACGCCGCGCAGAGACGGTAAGTGTTGAAGAGTTCGTGAAATTGGCACGCGCGCTAGGCACTCAACGTTAAGGGTTTTCCACTAAGCCATCGGCGTTGCCAAGGCATTACGGAAAGAACCGATGATTGAAACGAACAATATGATCGAAGGCCCTATCGAGTTCACAGCTGACATCGATATCGACCGCCCTGCAGCTGATGTGTTCCCTTTGATCGATGTGGCCAACCCACGCTTTCGCTCTGCGCAATCGGGAGCAATCGTTAAGCGCGTCGAAGGCACCGAAGATCGCTTCGAGATGGTCATCGAAGGCCTCGAAACCGTCTTCAAATTTCATGTGACCGAGCGGATTGAAGGCGAAAAACACGCGCTTATTTCCACAATGGAGCCTCAGCTGTTCGCACTGGCCAAATCAGTTGAAACCCATGAGATCGAGCCAACCAGTGACAGCTCGTGCAAAGTCACGCTCAAGACCTTCGCAACCTTCGACAGCGATCTTTCAATCGAACAGCTGGCAAGCGAAGCTGCCATGATGAGCCGCGCAGTGGTGAGCGAACTGGAGAAGCTCAAAACGCTTGCTGAAGAAGGCATGGAAGGCCTCAAGGCAATGGAAGATGCCGAAATGGGTTTCTGCTTCGATTTTGATTTGAACGACCTCGACGTCGATTGGGACGATATCGAGGCGCAGCATTAGGGGCCGCGCGCTTCAACCAATCCCGAGCGACCTGTATGACAGATACATCACCAGCGGCGCGGTAAGGACACTCATCGCGAGGCTCACCATCGTGCGGGCGCTGTCGCGCTCTCCACCTTCCGCATCTGCCGCTGCGCGATAGAGGAAGAATAGCGCAATGAAGGCACCCAAAGTGCCAAGCGCCAGAAAACTCCCTGTAACAAAAAGGTCGGCATCATACCCACCTGCGATGCCTCCCCCAAACGCAAACAGGGCCAGCACTGGAGCGACGAAGGTGAGCGCGACGACCATTCCCAACAAAGGCGCAAGCGGACTGAGCGAAAGCAGAATCAGCGCGCCATGGGCCGCAACCGAAAATTTAAGCTTACCCTTGGTCATCGCGCTTTTTCGAGGGTGCGAACCATTTCGGCGCGCTGGAGCATCAGGTCGAGCACCTCTGAATGCTGGGCTGCCCACTGCATAATGTTGGAAAACATGACAATTTCGATCCCTTCGACATCTTCCATCTGAATGCCATATTCATTGCTCAGCATATCCCAGGCGGCAGGCTCCACCGTCATTTTGGCAAATGGCAGGAACAGGTCGCGATGGCCGAATTTGAAAGGCTGGACCATTGCAAGGCTCAATCCCTCTTTGTGCACCCGAACGTGCACGGGAGGATGACGATAGGATTTAAGGTCGCCCGACAGATGCCCCCAGCGAGCGCCCGGCTGCGAAAGCCGAACCGCTCCCGCCATCCGTCTCGCCAAGGGCTTTGGCAGTGTCATCGCGCCGTAATGCCGCTCAAACTCACGCCAGCGCGAATAGCTGGCGCTCATGATGTAGAAGGCAATGCCGCCAAAAAAAGTAATGCTGAGCGCGCCGACAAACGCCAGGTATATCTGCTCGATAATCTCGCCCATGTGCACGCCTCCGGTGTCCGATGATCGCCCGCCGCAATCATCGCACACCGTAATCGCTTATGGTGGAGAAACGGTTTACCCCGCCTTCTTCAACGCTTCTTGGCTTCTTGGCGCCACTCATGCAGCAGCGGTTCGGTGTAGCCGGAGGGCTGTTCCACGCCTTTGAAGATCAAATCCTTGGCCGCCTGGAAAGCGGGGGCGTCCTCATTGCCGATGAGCGGTTGATAGGTGGGATCATTGGCGTTCTGCTCATCCACCTTGGCCGCCATGCGGGTAAGGCTGTCCATGATTTGCTCTTCGGTTACAACGCCGTGGAGCAGCCAGTTGGCGAGGTGCTGAGACGAAATGCGCAATGTGGCGCGGTCTTCCATCAGGCCAACATCGTTGATGTCCGGCACTTTGGAACAGCCAACCCCTGCATCGACCCAGCGCACAACATAGCCAAGAAGACCTTGGCAATTGTTGTCCAGTTCTTCGCGAAGCTCTTCATCCGACCAATTGGTGCCCTCTGCGAGAGGAATCGTGAGCAGCGCATCAAGCCCGGCGGGCTCTGGCAGATCCTTTTGAATGTCGAACACGTTCTCGCGATGATAGTGGATCGCGTGAAGCGTTGCAGCGGTGGGTGATGGCACCCATGCAGTGTTGGCACCAGCGCGAAGGTGGCCGATTTTCTGTTCCATCATGTCGGCCATCATGTCAGGCGCGGCCCACATTCCTTTACCGATCTGCGCCTTGCCCGAAAGACCGTGCTTGAGGCCAATCGCGACATTGCGCGCCTCGTAGGCACCAAGCCAGTCCGATCCCTTCATCGCGCCTTTGCGCATCATCGGGCCGGCCCGCATCGAGGTGTGGATCTCATCGCCCGTACGGTCGAGGAAGCCGGTATTGATGAATACAATCCGGTCCTTCACCGCCTCAATACACGCGGCAAGGTTGGCAGAGGTGCGGCGCTCTTCGTCCATCACGCCAACTTTGATCGTGTGACGGTTGAGGCCCAGCAGGTCTTCGACCGCGTTGAAAAGGTCATTGGTAAAGGCGCATTCTTCCGGCCCGTGCATCTTGGGCTTCACGATGTAGATAGAACCGTGTTTGGAGTTGCCGTATTTGGCGTGACCTTCGACATCCAAAGTACTGATCGCGCTAGTGAAAACAGCATCCATAATGCCTTCGGGCACTTCGCTTCCATCGGGAAGCAGGATCGCCGGGTTAGTCATCAAATGACCGACGTTGCGCACGAACATCAGGCTGCGACCGGAAAGGGTGTGCTCATTGCCTGAGCCGTCCTTGTAAGTCTTATTGCCGTTCAGCTTCCGGGTCAGAGTTTTGCCGCCTTTATCGAAGCTCTCCTCCAGATCGCCGCGAATAATGCCAAGCCAATTGGTGTAAGCGAGCAGCTTGTCCTCGCCATCGACCGCTGCGACAGAATCTTCGCAATCGGCAATCGTGGTGAGCGCCGCTTCAAGGTTGATGTCGGCAATGCCAGCTTTGTCGGTTTTGCCGATGGGGCTTTCCCGATCAAACACCACTTCGATGTGGAGGCCGTTGTTCTGGAACAGCAGACCCTTTTCGGTGTGGCCTACCCATTGGCTTTCGTCCTGAAGTTTACCGTCATGCTCGTCAGCGATGTCAGCCCAGCTTTGGTCCACCAGCGGGAGCGCTTCGTCCAAGAACTGCCGCCCGCGCGCGATCACTGCCGCGCCGCGCTCTTCGTCATAACCACCGGGACGAGCCGCTGGCGCATCGAGGGCATCGGTCCCATAGAACGCGTCATAAAGGCTACCCCAGCGCGCATTGGCCGCATTCAAGAGGAAGCGCGCGTTGAGGATCGGAACCACCAACTGCGGCCCCGCCATCGTCGCGATCTCTACATCGACATTTTTCGTGCCGATTTGAAAGTCATCTGGTTCTGGAACGAGGTAACCAATTTCCCGCAGGAACGCCTGATATTCGTCTGCATCGTGCGGCTTCCCTGCTCGCTCAATATGATAAGCGTCAATCTTGGCTTGCAGGTCGTCACGTTTTTCGAGGAGCGCTTTATTGCGCGGCGCATAGGTCGCGAGAAGGTCAGCGAACCCTTGCCAGAATGCATCTACATCCCGGCCCAAAGGCGCAAGAACTTGGGTTTCGAGAAGCTCGGCAAGTGGAGCGTCCACAGAAAGACCAGCGCGGGTGGTATAATTGTGCATATGTGTCCTCGAGATGCAGTCAAACTGATCCTGGGGAGGAGGACGTGAGCGCCCTATGGCGAAGCTCGCCACAGATTGCAATCCCACCTTTGCCCCGTGCCCTTGATAGTTACAGGGGCGCGGCCTAGACGGTTTCTTATGAAACCAATTACCCCTGCCGATTTCGATCAGGACGCAATGCTGGCTCAAGTGATTGCTTGGTCCAAAATCAACACCGGAACCGCCAATCTCGATGGCCTCGCGCGGCAGATTGACGTTTTGGCTGAGGCTTTTTCCGCGCTTCCGGGCGAGATTGAATATGTCGAGCCTGCGCCTGTCACCGTGGTCAACACGGCGGGCGAAGAGGTCGAAAAGCCCCACGGCAAGCACATGGTCCTGCGCGTTCGCCCCACGGCCAATCGCCGCATCCTGCTTACCGGACATATGGATACCGTCTTTCCCAAGGACTATTTCTTTCAGGATGTGACCTGGCTTGAAGATGGCGTTTTAGGCGGGCCCGGGGTTGCGGATATGAAGGGCGGAATCGCGGTGATGCTCCACGCGCTGATGGCGTTTGAGCGCGGCGCTGGATCGGGCTCGCTTGGCTATGATGTGCTGCTCAATTCAGATGAGGAGACAGGCTCGCTTGCAAGCGCCGATCTGATCGCAGAGTTGGCGCGCGGCAAACTCGCGGCGCTTACCTATGAACCAGCCGCGCTTCCCGATGGGACATTGGCCCACGCTCGCGGCGGCTCTGGGAATTATTCGGTGATTATTACCGGGCAATCGGCGCACGCTGGACGCAATCCCGATGATGGGCGCAATGCTATCGTTGCCGCGGCAGACCTGGCGGTGAAATTGAAGGCCATGCACTGCCCCGATATCTCGGTAAACCCTGCCAAGATTGAGGGCGGAAGCGCCAACAATGTCGTGCCCGACCACGCGATTCTGCGCTTTAACATCCGTCCGCAGTCAATCGAAGCGGGAGAAAAATTCGAGCGCGATCTTAAGGAGTTGGTTGCGCAAATTGAGAGAGCCCACGAGGTTTCCACCCATATCCACGGCGGGGTCAGCCGCCCGCCAAAGCCCGTTGATGACAAAGCGCAAAAACTCTTCGACCTTGTGCGCGAATGCGGGGAAGAACTGGGTCAAACAATCAAATGGAAGTCGACAGGCGGCGTGTGCGATGGCAACAATATCGCCGCTTGCGGGGTTCCGGTCGTGGACACCATGGGCGTTCGCGGGGGCTCTATCCATTCCCCGGAGGAATTTATGATCACCGACAGTCTGGCCGAACGCGCCGCTCTGTCTGCACGGGTGATCGGGCGACTTGATGAAGGGGCACTTTCTTGAGCTTTCGACTGCGGCCTGCGCGCCTTTCCGATCTTGAGCATTTGTATGAGATGGCAAAGCTTACCGGCGGCGGTTTCACAAACCTGCCCGCTGATCGCAATGCGTTGACAGCGAAGCTGACCGGTGCGGTCAAAGCGTTTGAGAATACCGGCGATGAGCTTGTCGATGAACAGTTCGTGCTGGTCCTTGAAGACACGAAATCAGGTTCGGTGCGCGGCACGTGTCAGTTGATGACCATGGTGGGCCAGCAATGGCCGTTCTACTCGTACCGCCTCAACACCCTCACCCAATACAGTCAGGAACTCGACCGCACGGTTCGCACCGAAATGCTCAATCTCGTCACCGATCTTGAGGGGTCGAGCGAGGTCGGCGGGCTGTTCCTTCACCCCAATGAACGCGCGGGCGGTCACGGGCTTCTGCTTGCGCGCAGCCGCTATCTCTTCATCGCGATGCACCGAAAACGGTTTGCCGACCGCGTCCTCGCAGAGCTTCGCGGCATCATCGACGAGCGGGGCGACAGCCCTTTTTGGGATAATGTCGCTGGGCGCTTTTTCGGGATGAGCTTTAACGAGGCAGATTATTTCAATGCGATCAACGGCAATCAATTCATCGCTGACTTGATGCCCAAGCACCCTGTTTATGTCGCCATGCTCGCCGAAGAAGCGCGCAAGGTGATTGGCGTGCCGCATCTGTCGGGACGTGCAGCGATGAAGATGCTGGAAAATGAGGGCTTCGCTTACGAAGGTTACATCGACATTTTCGATGGCGGCCCGACAATGACCGCGCGCACCGATCAGGTAACAAGCGTTAAAGACAGCGTTGCAGCCACAGTGACGAACATGGACGTCGCCGAAGGTGAGCGCGCTATTCTGGCGACGGGTACACTGTCCAACTTCCGCTCATGCTATGGCGCACGTGTTCTGGACGAGGATGGCGGGATCGCGATTGATGCAGCAGCCGCAGACACATTGGATGTTGCCGAAGGCGACACGGTATGGAGCGTTGCGCGCTAAGGCTTTCGAGGTTTTTCCAGCGCGATAACGGTGAAACTGGTCGCATATTCGCCCAGCACCGGCAGAGCCATTAGCGCATCGCCAATCGCTTTCTTCACGCCAGAATAGCCAAAGCCGGACCGCTCCAGCCGCGCGATCTCAAGACCAGCGTAAGCGACCATTTTGCGGAAATCTGCAATATCGAGCCCGTTGACATAGGCTTGTTCGGCAAAGCTTTCCCACTGCGTCCATTTGTTGGGCTTCTTCGTCCCGTCCGGGTTCAAATCCCAGTGACGCGGGACAAAGTCCGGGTTATCGTAAATTGCAGCCGCGGTGCGGAACATCGCTTTTTCACCAAAGAGCACGTGCGCCCAGGGCAGCGGGATAAGCGCCTCCATATGCGGACCCCATGGTCCCTTGAAAGGAAACCATTCAAT from Erythrobacter sp. SCSIO 43205 includes these protein-coding regions:
- the pdxA gene encoding 4-hydroxythreonine-4-phosphate dehydrogenase PdxA, coding for MTALPLALSLGDPAGIGPEIILDAYAALCSGERAFFVVGGFDVLQACAKSRGHRFPIITIGEPCEAGEAFSEGLPVLAGADASYTPGAPNDEGAALAMHSLAESVRCVLLDQASGVVTAPVSKSQLARVGFDFPGQTEFLASVCGLAPEDAVMMLAGPTLRTVPLTVHVALSQVPRLISRELIEHKAGIVDAGLRRDFGITTPRIAISGLNPHNGEDGKFGDEEPSVIEPAIEALRERGVGAFGPVPADALFTAPIRPSFDAAICMYHDQALIPIKALEFDEGVNVTLGLPIIRTSPDHGTAFDIAGTGEANAGAMLAAIRMAGEMARARAKL
- the rsmA gene encoding 16S rRNA (adenine(1518)-N(6)/adenine(1519)-N(6))-dimethyltransferase RsmA, whose translation is MTTLPPIRETIARHGLSASKALGQNFLLDEQLLDRIAALPGDLSGASVLEVGPGPGGLTRALLRAGANVTAIEMDARCLPALEELSDAFPGQLSVIQGDAMKLDHCEIMRGEPFHVLSNLPYNVGTALFVRWLSGDEWSPQWQSLTLMFQREVAERIVASAGTSAYGRLAVLAQWRSSAKLAMKVHRSAFTPPPKVMSAIVHVTPGAAPEDVSARMLERLTEAAFGQRRKMLRQSLKGVPGALEALEAIGIDPTRRAETVSVEEFVKLARALGTQR
- a CDS encoding malate synthase G, yielding MHNYTTRAGLSVDAPLAELLETQVLAPLGRDVDAFWQGFADLLATYAPRNKALLEKRDDLQAKIDAYHIERAGKPHDADEYQAFLREIGYLVPEPDDFQIGTKNVDVEIATMAGPQLVVPILNARFLLNAANARWGSLYDAFYGTDALDAPAARPGGYDEERGAAVIARGRQFLDEALPLVDQSWADIADEHDGKLQDESQWVGHTEKGLLFQNNGLHIEVVFDRESPIGKTDKAGIADINLEAALTTIADCEDSVAAVDGEDKLLAYTNWLGIIRGDLEESFDKGGKTLTRKLNGNKTYKDGSGNEHTLSGRSLMFVRNVGHLMTNPAILLPDGSEVPEGIMDAVFTSAISTLDVEGHAKYGNSKHGSIYIVKPKMHGPEECAFTNDLFNAVEDLLGLNRHTIKVGVMDEERRTSANLAACIEAVKDRIVFINTGFLDRTGDEIHTSMRAGPMMRKGAMKGSDWLGAYEARNVAIGLKHGLSGKAQIGKGMWAAPDMMADMMEQKIGHLRAGANTAWVPSPTAATLHAIHYHRENVFDIQKDLPEPAGLDALLTIPLAEGTNWSDEELREELDNNCQGLLGYVVRWVDAGVGCSKVPDINDVGLMEDRATLRISSQHLANWLLHGVVTEEQIMDSLTRMAAKVDEQNANDPTYQPLIGNEDAPAFQAAKDLIFKGVEQPSGYTEPLLHEWRQEAKKR
- a CDS encoding hydrolase; this encodes MKPITPADFDQDAMLAQVIAWSKINTGTANLDGLARQIDVLAEAFSALPGEIEYVEPAPVTVVNTAGEEVEKPHGKHMVLRVRPTANRRILLTGHMDTVFPKDYFFQDVTWLEDGVLGGPGVADMKGGIAVMLHALMAFERGAGSGSLGYDVLLNSDEETGSLASADLIAELARGKLAALTYEPAALPDGTLAHARGGSGNYSVIITGQSAHAGRNPDDGRNAIVAAADLAVKLKAMHCPDISVNPAKIEGGSANNVVPDHAILRFNIRPQSIEAGEKFERDLKELVAQIERAHEVSTHIHGGVSRPPKPVDDKAQKLFDLVRECGEELGQTIKWKSTGGVCDGNNIAACGVPVVDTMGVRGGSIHSPEEFMITDSLAERAALSARVIGRLDEGALS
- a CDS encoding arginine N-succinyltransferase, which produces MSFRLRPARLSDLEHLYEMAKLTGGGFTNLPADRNALTAKLTGAVKAFENTGDELVDEQFVLVLEDTKSGSVRGTCQLMTMVGQQWPFYSYRLNTLTQYSQELDRTVRTEMLNLVTDLEGSSEVGGLFLHPNERAGGHGLLLARSRYLFIAMHRKRFADRVLAELRGIIDERGDSPFWDNVAGRFFGMSFNEADYFNAINGNQFIADLMPKHPVYVAMLAEEARKVIGVPHLSGRAAMKMLENEGFAYEGYIDIFDGGPTMTARTDQVTSVKDSVAATVTNMDVAEGERAILATGTLSNFRSCYGARVLDEDGGIAIDAAAADTLDVAEGDTVWSVAR